A stretch of the Acyrthosiphon pisum isolate AL4f chromosome A2, pea_aphid_22Mar2018_4r6ur, whole genome shotgun sequence genome encodes the following:
- the LOC100570690 gene encoding uncharacterized protein LOC100570690, with product MINTFAKEWPNDIKGSTDDFIAEMTMWHRHCLNMSKDKRPRTFIETLKNCNSALYPSIHTFLQIGATLPVSVAISERSFSCLRRLKTYLRNKTGEERLNGLMLSNLYRDVEVTCEEVIDIMAKKTRRIDLVL from the exons ATGATAAATACTTTTGCAAAAGAATGGCCAAATGACATCAAGGGATCTACTGATGATTTTATAGCTGAGATGACCATGTGGCAcag ACATTGTTTAAATATGTCAAAGGATAAACGGCCTAGAACATTTATTGAGACTCTCAAAAATTGTAATTCTGCATTGTATCCatcaatacatacatttttgcaGATTGGTGCAACTCTACCCGTTTCTGTGGCAATAAGTGAACGGTCTTTTTCTTGTCTTCGAAGATTAAAAACATATCTGCGCAACAAGACTGGTGAGGAGAGATTAAATGGATTGATGCTATCAAACTTATACAGGGACGTGGAAGTGACTTGTGAAGAGGTCATTGACATAATGGCAAAAAAAACAAGACGCATAGATCtcgttttataa